CGTATCCTTTGCGGCATATAGCAACACAATATCATTATTCGAACGCGCAATCTCTTTTAATTCATCGAGTGCCTCTATTTGGTTCTTGTTTTCGCGTAATTCTTTTTCATATTTCTCTCTAAACGTAGCAAAAAGTTTTGGATCATGATTAAACCATTTTCGTAATTCACTCGTCGGCGCTACTTCTTTCAACCAGTAATCCAAGTTCGCATCTTGCTTAGAAATACCTCTCGGCCAAACTCTGTCCACAAGAATACGCGTACCTTTATCATCCTTTGCATCATATATACGATTAATAGTTAACGTCATTATTTATCACCCTCTACAAAGATATTACCCGGAAAATAATTAAATTAAAGGGAAAAGAAGCAAATGATAAAAATTGCCGAACTTTAGCCTTTGCTCAATAATTCCTAATAGTTATAGAGGGAATAATCAATCGAAGGATATAAACCGCAAACGAACAGAGTGGCTGAAATAATTCTAGCATTTTGAGTAGTATTCTTGATGAATTATTTAGAATCGTTTTTAGTGGTTAAGATGCTACTTTTAATAATAAAAAAGGGTAGTGAAATTACGTGTCTTGGAGTAAGTGTTATCTTAGTATGTATAGTTAGTTTAATCCTAAGTTGTATTATTAATAAAAAGTGTGGTTATAGATATACTACTTGTTGTAGGTGGTATCTTAAACTTCGTTTTATTTAGTTTCTTCTGGGTTTTGTCAGGCATCTTAATTGTAGTGGCAGACATTTTAGCTTTAATAAGAAAATAAAAAGTTAGGATTCAAGGTTAATATAACCTTGAACTCTTTTTTGTTTACACGATTTTTTTAATTTAATTTTATAAAAAGTGAACTTAGTAATCAGATAATACGTATGTTTTAATGAGTAGAATAAAAAGGGGGCCTTACGCATTTAAATTTATTGCATGATAGACAGTTGCTTTTTTTAGCGTAAGAATTAGAAATTTTAACAACATGACTTATGCATAATAAAAAATTGAAAAGGGGTGCGGATTTATGAGTAATAAATTATTACTATTTTCATCTTCAGCATTAGCGACAGGTTTACTATTAGGTTTAGGGACAGGTAATGCAGCTCACGCCGATACTGGAGCAAATAACAATATGAACCACAAAGACATGTCAATGAACCAAGGCAATATGAATAACACGAACAACAATATGAACCATAAAGATATGTCAATGAACCAAGGCAATATGAATAACACGAACAACAATATGAACCATAAGGATATGTCAATGAACCAAGGCAATATGGGTAACATGAATAATATGGATCAGAAAGACATGTCAATGAATCAAGGCAATATGGGTAACATGAACAACAATATGAACCATAAAGATATGTCAATGAACCAAGGCAATATGAATAACATGAACAACAATATGAATCAGAAAGACATGTCAATGAACCAAGGCAATATGGGTAACATGAATAATATGGATCAGAAAGACATGTCAATGAACCAAGGCATGGATAAGATGACTCAAAAAACTATGATGCCATATTATAATTACAACGGTTATACAACGTATGACGGTCAATTCACTCAAGATTATGATTTTGTAAGAGCATTGAAATACGATAATGTCATGATTGACGGTTACAAAGTGAATTCAGGAGCTACTGACAAAGATGTTGCTTCTAGTAAACACGTTTATGACACAAAGGTAGATATGAATAAAGATGGGCAAGTAGTGCATATATCATTTAATACAAAAGCCCATACAGTAAGTAAAGATATGTTCAAAAAAGCGCATATGTCTAATCATATGTCCGATGAAGGTAATACAGATAATGGATCATATATCACTTACAAAACGAACAACGGTATGTATAAAGCATACTTCGATGACCAAGGTCATCTAATGAAAGTTATGATTGGTTAATATATAACAAAAAAGAGTCTCGAATGAGGCTCTTTTTTAATGCATTATTTTAATGTAGATATGATAGTAACTTATTTATATAATCTTGATCGTCATGCCCGTATTTTTTTCCTTTGTAATTTTGTGGTTCATTGATGCCAGTAAGTAAAATAATTTCTTTTTCTTTATCTGTTGCATATAAAAGGCCACTAATGCCTTCTTTTCGAGAAGAACTTTTTAAAACATCATAGGTTTTATAACTTGAAGGCAAATTTTGTATCATGACACTAATGATTGTTTCAGGTTCTACAAAACCTACCTGTTCAGCAGCAAGCATTAATTTATTAATACCTTTGGGCAAATTAGACACGGTTCTTTTTATTTTATCAAAACCTCTAAGACCTATACCTGTAACCATTGCATTTAAATCTCTTCCTATATTTTCACTGTAATTTAAAGCGTTATTAATCGACGCTTCAATTGCTGAAGAAGTATGAGCAAAATCTAAAATAATCATATAATTGTTTATTTCAATAATTTGAAAGCGATGTAATGGTGGGTCAATCATTATTGCAGCTTCAGTAAGTTGTTTCATGTCGTAATTTAATTTATGCAAAGCAAATATGCTTGTGGCTAGATTTATATAATTATGATGGCCTTTAAAATTAGGAGTAACAACAAATTGTGATTCATCAACCACAAAGTTAATTTCGTTATGACTCACTTTATATTGATAATATATGTCTTGATATTCTGAAAAGTGGCGATGATCTTCCATAATAGAGTGATATTCAGCTGTATCGAAATTAATTAAATTTAATGAACTTAGATCAGCTAATCTTAATTTAGCAGATAGATAATCTTCAATATTACCGTGATAATCTAAATGTTCTGGGCTGAAATTAGTAAAAACAGCTAAGTCATTGTGGATAAAATCTGTACGTCTTTGATCTAATGCAATTGAAGTAGCTTCATAAACGATATAGTTATATTCTTTTTTATAAAAGTAATTTATAATCTCGGCCATCTCAAAGTACATCGGTGTAGTTTGGGTTGTATGATTAAAACTTAGCTTATTATAATTACAATCATATACACCCATTGTGCCAATTATTGCTACTTTTTCTCCAAGTTTTGTGAGTAAATTCGCAATCATATGAGTCGTTGTTGTCTTTCCGTTTGTCCCTGTGACTGCAATGAATTTCATATTGTCAATCGCTGGTGTATAAAATAATTTGACCAAGTTATTCGCAACTTCGGGAAAATCATTTATATAAATAATAGGGGTACTGGTCTCATGGTGACTAAATATAGCAGGTGTGACATCTGTAATTATGAGTAAAGGATTCATTTGATAGGCGCACTGAGCGTAATAATCCGCGTTGGCTGAATCTTTTAATATAAAAACAGTATCTTGCTCTATATCCTGATACATAGAAGTAATCTTTTGGCAAACTGTACCCGTATTTATTTTTAAACTTTCAAAGCTCTGTAGTGTATTTTGCTCAATGTTTAAAAGAATATCTTTAATAGTAATTTCCATTGGTATTGCCACCTTTTCGATCGACTTTTGATGGTGATTAAATAACAGACCAGCGAACGCTACTTAAATAAGCAGCTATAAAATATACGTATAAAAATAAAAAAAGGATCACAAATGAATGTGATCCTTTTTAAATAGTTCAAAAGTAATATAAATATTTAATTAAACTTTGCTACTAGCCATAATCATTTTGCCTTTAGGTTGAGTATTGTTAGGCGATGGTTCTAATGTCAGTGCGATTGTGTCTTTTTTGTCTATATTCATATGATTTAAGTCAGCTACTACCATGCCTTTATTATTATTAGTTGCTAATGTACCTGCTGGATGTGGTTTATCCCCTTTAATTACCCACACTTGATACACTTCGTTGCCTTGTGTAGATTTGATATCATTTGCTTCAACCATTAATTTACTATTTCCATTTTTATTGGAAATATATGCCTGTCCATTCGTCTTATTTTTAGCCATAGGTTTTAAAGTCATGGATTGCGCTTTATGCTTATTGATCATTGATGTGTCCTGCTTAGGCGATGCTTTATGATTAAAATATTGCACGCCGTTACCAATTAGAGATAACAATAAAATTGCTGCCATGATGATGAGAGGAATTTGTTTGCGCATTCCTTTTTTAGTATTACGTTTAGGATTTTGTTGTGTCGTAGCATTATCCTGATTATCTTGTTGAGTCGAGTAAGCATCGTGAGTATCATTTTGATGTGTATTAGCTAAGTTATGAGTGGTGTTTTTATCATGAGTGTTTGCACTTTCAATGTCTTTAGATGAATCATTATCTTCGTTTACGATTGAACTTAATATTCTTTGCTTCATATCATTAGGCGGTTCAACTTCTTTATTACTGTAAGGAAGAATGTCGTGAAGAACTTTAATATTGTCCAAAGTTTTATTATACTCAGATGATACTTTTAATTCTTGCTCAACACGTGCTTTGTCAGTTTCGCTTAACTTATCATTAAAATAATCGTATATAATATCAACTTTGTTATTTTTCATTTTCTTCACGCTCCTTTCTTAAAATATTATCAAGATAATGACTTAAATGTTGAATAGACAATCTTAACCTACTTTTCACCGTACCTAACGGTGTTTTCAACTTATCAGCAATTTCTTGCTGACTTAATCCCTTAAAATAAAACAGGGCAATTATTTTTTGTTGATCTTTACTTAAATATGAAATTATTTTTTGTAGTTCTTCTGAACATTCTTTATCTAATAAATCATATTCTGGTAGACTATCGGCTTCTATACTATGAAATGCCTCATCGAAACTACTTTCTATGTCTTTTCTTTTTCGTAAAATATCTATTGATCTATTACGACACAGTGTGATGAGCCAAGTCGATAATTTTCCCTTTTCGGGCTTGAAAATTGCTTTTTGGTGCCAAATTTTCATGAAAATATCTTGCAACACTTCTTCGCTAGATTGCTTATCTTGCGTGATATTATAAGCTAAATTATATAATAGTGATTCGTAACGGTCATATAGCATTTCTAGACATGCGCTATCTTTTTTTTCTATGATCATTCTATATAACTCATTTTCATCTTGCATCCTTTCCCCTCCTTGTTACAAACTCAACAAAACACCTAAACTAAAGATATAAACTTATAGTACTTTACAATAAATATACGTATTTATAAAAGAAAAAGTTCATCATACCGGATGAACTTTTTTAAGATGTATTGTTCATAATAATAAATACAACTCATTATGAGCTTAAATGAGTACAAAATTCCAATAAAACCATTTCGTACTACTTTGAATAAATGTTAAAGGAATAAATATGTACAACTATAAAAAGGATTGATGATAAAAGGACGTTAGAAAGTATGCCATTTTTTATGTGAGCTGGATTTTTTGATGAACTCATTTTGTAAAATCAGTCAAATATCAATAACTATTAATAGTATTTCTTATAAATATATAAGTTATTGAATGCTCTATATTACTATTCTATAATTATGGTAAATAGTTAAAAATAAGAAAAGGTGACTCATATGACTACAGATAATAAATTAATGGTAAAAAAAATAAACTATACTGTAGAAAATTTAAACAATATTGTTGAAGAGTGGGCTAAAGTAGAAGAATCTAAATATTTATTAAGATATCCAACAGTCTATATAATAAATGATAAAAAGAAGAAACACGAAGTTGAAATATATGTTGGAGAAACTGCAGACATTAATAGTAGAACGAAACAACATTTGAAAGTAGATTCAAAAATTAAACAATACTGGTGCGACTTCTCAAATTCAAAAACTTCATCAATGTATGTTATAGGTCATCCTTTTTTTAATAAATCTCTAACATTAGATATAGAAAATAGATTAATGCAATATTTGTCTAGTGTAGATAATGTAAAATCATTATTTAATAGTAGAACAAATAAACAAAATGAGTATTATACATCAGATAAATTAGATCAAATATTTAATAATATATGGAGTTCTTTACATAAGAAAGACAGTGATTTATTTCCGATAGAGAGTGTTGTGAGAGATTCAGCAATATTTAAAGCATCTCCATTTCATAAATTAACTCCAGAGCAAAATAATGCAAAAGATGAAATA
The genomic region above belongs to Staphylococcus durrellii and contains:
- a CDS encoding RNA polymerase sigma factor — protein: MIIEKKDSACLEMLYDRYESLLYNLAYNITQDKQSSEEVLQDIFMKIWHQKAIFKPEKGKLSTWLITLCRNRSIDILRKRKDIESSFDEAFHSIEADSLPEYDLLDKECSEELQKIISYLSKDQQKIIALFYFKGLSQQEIADKLKTPLGTVKSRLRLSIQHLSHYLDNILRKEREENEK
- a CDS encoding anti-sigma factor; this encodes MKNNKVDIIYDYFNDKLSETDKARVEQELKVSSEYNKTLDNIKVLHDILPYSNKEVEPPNDMKQRILSSIVNEDNDSSKDIESANTHDKNTTHNLANTHQNDTHDAYSTQQDNQDNATTQQNPKRNTKKGMRKQIPLIIMAAILLLSLIGNGVQYFNHKASPKQDTSMINKHKAQSMTLKPMAKNKTNGQAYISNKNGNSKLMVEANDIKSTQGNEVYQVWVIKGDKPHPAGTLATNNNKGMVVADLNHMNIDKKDTIALTLEPSPNNTQPKGKMIMASSKV
- a CDS encoding DUF488 domain-containing protein; this encodes MTLTINRIYDAKDDKGTRILVDRVWPRGISKQDANLDYWLKEVAPTSELRKWFNHDPKLFATFREKYEKELRENKNQIEALDELKEIARSNNDIVLLYAAKDTEHNQAVVLKEILENK
- a CDS encoding Mur ligase family protein: MEITIKDILLNIEQNTLQSFESLKINTGTVCQKITSMYQDIEQDTVFILKDSANADYYAQCAYQMNPLLIITDVTPAIFSHHETSTPIIYINDFPEVANNLVKLFYTPAIDNMKFIAVTGTNGKTTTTHMIANLLTKLGEKVAIIGTMGVYDCNYNKLSFNHTTQTTPMYFEMAEIINYFYKKEYNYIVYEATSIALDQRRTDFIHNDLAVFTNFSPEHLDYHGNIEDYLSAKLRLADLSSLNLINFDTAEYHSIMEDHRHFSEYQDIYYQYKVSHNEINFVVDESQFVVTPNFKGHHNYINLATSIFALHKLNYDMKQLTEAAIMIDPPLHRFQIIEINNYMIILDFAHTSSAIEASINNALNYSENIGRDLNAMVTGIGLRGFDKIKRTVSNLPKGINKLMLAAEQVGFVEPETIISVMIQNLPSSYKTYDVLKSSSRKEGISGLLYATDKEKEIILLTGINEPQNYKGKKYGHDDQDYINKLLSYLH
- the isaB gene encoding immunodominant staphylococcal antigen IsaB family protein — its product is MSNKLLLFSSSALATGLLLGLGTGNAAHADTGANNNMNHKDMSMNQGNMNNTNNNMNHKDMSMNQGNMNNTNNNMNHKDMSMNQGNMGNMNNMDQKDMSMNQGNMGNMNNNMNHKDMSMNQGNMNNMNNNMNQKDMSMNQGNMGNMNNMDQKDMSMNQGMDKMTQKTMMPYYNYNGYTTYDGQFTQDYDFVRALKYDNVMIDGYKVNSGATDKDVASSKHVYDTKVDMNKDGQVVHISFNTKAHTVSKDMFKKAHMSNHMSDEGNTDNGSYITYKTNNGMYKAYFDDQGHLMKVMIG